A region of the Corticium candelabrum chromosome 4, ooCorCand1.1, whole genome shotgun sequence genome:
ttcagATCTTCATCTCTGGGAAACACTGCAGTAAAGGCTACAATAGTCAACAGTGACCATGCTGTTATTCATAATTCTAGCTACTGTTGTATATTTGGAAGAGGTTACAATATTAACATTCATGATTCCAGTAATACCAATTCCATCAGCTCCAGCAATTGGTCCAATGGTGAGTATTACAGTTACCCACCAGGTGTCACTTCTAACAAATATTGGCTTGTTGGACAAGAAAACTTTCAGACACAAGATATTGAAGTGTTTggacattaattaaacctgacatgtacatctagcatGAGTAATATACACAAACTTTGTTTTACACAACAGAGTGCATTGTTGTTGCTAGCTGTATATTtcttgttattattattgttgttattgttctTGTTTACATTTCTTTTGCAGTGTAATAGCAACTGGCTGACTTGGTAGATCATAATTATACATCTAATTAATAACCAAGCAACTGTGTCAAGTCTATCTGTGCAATTACACTTACTAGTACATTTTATTGTGTGCATGGCCTGCATGGTTGctataaaatcaaaattatcAAAAGGGGCACAGACCTTGGTATTCTAGTATGCATAGTTGTATTATTGTTCGTTCCTAAAGCTTGTTATCAGAAACCTGATCACAACATGCCAGAATCAGATATACTCATTCATTGTATCACTAAATAATCATAATAGACTAAATATGTTGGTATTAGTATGCAGAATACTTTCAATATTCCTTGATGGTAATTGGCGGGACTCATGTGCTTCGAATGGTACCAAAACCAAAATTGCCAAGAACAAAAAGCCTCAATCTACATCTGGGATACACAACACTACAGTTTGTAAGCAAAAATGCGTGGAATCCGATGGGCGTGGTCTAGCACGTGATCGACTGTCGCGTTTGATTCTGAATTTGACTCGTCGTCGAGACTTCACCAGCACCCCGTGCTCAACGGCAACGGCAGCGTCTGACGTCGTCGGTTAGGGTCACACGAGAGTGGCCGTACACGTCGTATCGCGCCACACACCATCATATCAGTGTAACCGTGTCAACGACAAGTAACGAGCGAACGAAAGCGACTCGATGGACCTTCCACGGTCGAGAAGTTGGGACGACCGACTCGGTACGCTCACAGACTCGCGTTCAGTCGTTCCCTTTCGGCTTCGGTTGACTCACTTTTCACACTCCGTTGCATTGTTGCTTCCTTCCGGTCGGGCCCTCGCGTCGTTTCACAGCTTCGCTCTTTCTTCTCGTGTACAGGGGGCGTTGCACGTTGCGGCAAACATCCCGGCTGCCCCGTCGACTTTCTAAGCGGTTTTTCTTGCTCTGATGGCTTCTGGTGTCGTTACAGACGATTTCATCGGCGACGAGACGGATAGAGGACGCAGGTTAATGCATGCGGGACTCTCACgggtttctgtttgtgtctcaactcggtgtgcgtgcgttcgtgCAGCGGAAAGAAGCTGAGACGCTTGCCTATCGACCGAGGTCATCGTCGGATATCGACGCGATTCGAGAGCAGCTCGAGAGTCAACCGGGTCGGCGACGCCGTCGTCGAAGGCGTGAGCAAGGGGATGAAGGTGAAGGTGAACAAGTAAGCGTACCGTGCTGCGGGTGTACGCGCGGGCGGACGGTCACGTTCGTGTGTCTGTCGATTGTTAAAAGGATTTTCGACGGCACGACGCGCTTTCCGAAGATCGAAGAATGCGCACACTTTCACTATGACGACGTCGATTTGGGCAAGGATTTCAAGGTTGGTGTGACGCGCGACGTCGAGCGACGCCCACGGCGGTCGGACTTGCGTTCGGCTCGCACAGTTTTGATTTCGCGGTGTGTGaacgtgcgcgtgcatgtaGGATAACTAATTGGCGTATTGTTGGGCTTTTCCTGCGTAGGCTGGATATGTGGTGCTGTTGATATGATGAAGCCTGCGGTGTACAACGAAACTGAAAGTTttcttttaattttaatttactagataagcTAGAATGTGAACACGTGGAGGGGCAGGCTAAGATTGCGCAAACGGACACTAAAAGTAGATACGCCTGTGTGATATACGGGACATAGGTAAAGTGTCCCGTATATTACATTCTGATGGAATTGATATTGGTGGACAAACGTTTTATATGGTTTCTGGATTCGACGATTTTTGGTTAAGATTTTTTGGATTCACCAATTGGGGTGTTACGACGTTGGAGGTTTAGGTGGTAGAGTCTGGTGTCTAGACTGTATGAGGAGATTGGGTGTCAGTAGCATGACTAATTGATGTCCGTAGAAAGTGTTGTTGACAAGCACGATTTAGTCATCGATGGGAGCGAAGGTTTTCTAGAATGAGAGAATTGTAGACTTTCCTGTTTTGTATTGAACCTTGCAGTCCACAATCTTAACCAACTCCACATCACTCAATTGCTTCATTCTGTAGTTCAGTTACATTGAGcacgtgtgcacgcacgcgcacgcgtgcacacacacacacatggacacacacatgcacacacacatacatggacacacacacacacacacacacatgtgcacacacacacacaaacacacacacacacacacacacacacacacacacacacacacacacacaccttgctTGAGTGCTTGGTAATTTTTTAAGTCCGTTGGATGTGCATCCCGAGTTTGTTGATACTGAGCACTTGTTATGTTCATGGCTGTCAAAGCTATTTCATAtcttaattttgtaaattatcCTTTCAGCTCTAAGTGAGGTATGGGTGAAATGGTCGTTGGTTTTATACAATATTCTAGTAAAATTGCTCATGAAGTTACTCGGGTCCAGGGAGctacagtcagaccttgttATTCTGGCACCCGATAATCCCTTCTGATGAAGGTACATGTGAATCCAATTTACatggtcactgtgtatttTGTGATTGATAATCCGATAGTCACATTAGTGTGACAGAAACCAGTGAGACACGTGGtcggaataacgaggtctgactgtactgATAAGTGTATGATTATCAGGTACTATTCCAGCATTCTGTAGTTACTTACCAGTTGCattgaatacacacacacacacacacgcacatgcacacgtgcacacacgcacatgcacacgtgcacacacacacaccacacacacacgcacacataaacacacacacacacgcacacacttgtttgtgtattatgaatgtgtatttgtgtgtataggCCACTGTGGTGGAAGGCGTCTTTGTGGAGTCCGAGAGAGATGAAGGAACTGATTGTTGCATGTTCAGTGTACGAATCGTGTGTCATGGTTGACGAGAAACGTATTCTTtatgttgtatatatatacatctatATGTAGGTGAGAGTGAGTGCTCAACATCAAACATGGCTCGTTCATCGGACGTACGAGGACTTTCAAGGGCTGGACAGACAAATTCataggtttgtgtgtgtgtttgtgtgtgtgtgtgtgtgtttgtgtgtgtgtgtttgtgtatgtgatTTTGTTGTGATTTAGATGTATATTTGATCGACGATTCAGTCGTCTTCCTCTACTCCCCGACGAGAGCAAAAACAGCCAACGAATTCACGGATACATCGAGGTACGACACCAACCTCCACACACTCCACCCCCAAAACAGACTTCAACACAGACACATTCAAGTTCTCATCAATGCACATTCTCCTCTCACACCCAACACATTAGTGTAGACACAGCTGTATATGACTCgaatgtgtgtgttgattgtcCAGGAGACTGTTGAACGGTTGAAGCGATATTTGGGGAGATTGTGTCCGCTGGCTGGCTCTCGTATCAACTGTGGTCCTATTCTCAATTGGTTTGAGGTGCTGAGGATGCAATGCAGACTTGCATTTtatgtattgttgttgttgttgtgtaggttGATAGCAAGGGTCGTCATTTGCAGTTGACATCGAAGTCAGGTATTAATGTTCCCGCCATTGCCGCAGCTCGGGTTGTTCAGTCGTACGTCGCTCAGGATGACGACGAGCTGTCGCTCAATGTGAGTTGTGCGGACAGTTGGATCGGTCGTCTTGTGTGGTTTTGTTGCGTAGTATGGTGTGTGAGGATGTCTGTGGAAATATATTTGTATGCAGCTTGATGATGATGTATGGAAGTTAGATGTGTGTTTGCATCCGTGTGATTGTTAGTGTGGCATAATGTTTGTAATgatatttatgtttgtctgtttgtttgtttgtgtatgtgtgtgtttgtccatgtatgtatctgtctgtttgtctatccgctgcgtgtgtttattgttttttggagtttttttgtttgtttatgtttgctattgtgtttgtttaagtttttgtaattgtttgtttgttgtgtttgtttaagtttgttttgtgtttgtttatgttttcttgctgatatttgttgttgttgtatgtttgttttgtgtttgtctatgtttgtttatgtctgttgtgtttgtttgcgaTTACTaatttatctgtgtgtctagtTTATTCATCCATTTGTGTAGAgtatccatttgtttgtttgctttcgtgtatttgtgtttgttgttttctagtttgtctctgtgtgtccaacttgtgtttgtgtgcgtgtgtgtgtgtgtgtgtgtgtgtgtgtgtgtgtgcgcgcgcgcgcgtgcgtgcatgtgtgtgtgcgtgtgtgcatgtgtgtgtgtgtgtgtgtgtgtgtgtgtgtgtgtgtgtgtgtgtgtgtgtgtgtgtgtgtgtgtgtgtgtgtgcaagcgtGACCGTTTTACGGTAGCTTTTGAAcaggacaggtgtgtgtgtgtgtgtgcacgtgctcTCGTCTCTTCGCGTAGTTAAGTACAGTGAATGTTTACTAGGTGAACGAGATTGTCTCTATTATTGACATGCCGCCCGAGTCAGAGAGCAGTTGGTGGAGAGGGAAATCAGATTTTAAGGTTTTTGGCTTTACTTAATGGTTTGTGCCGAATTAGGTGTGTTGATGCTTATTGTGGCTGTTTTTCTAGGTTGGTTTCTTCCCTAGCAGCCACGTTGAAGTGATTGGAGACAAGACAACACATGAAAATACGGCAGGAACGCTTCGATTGATCAGTCGAAATAGAAGTTCGGGCAACATGAAGCCTGGTGAGATGATGTATTGTTTGCGATGTGTTGTTTACTCTTtattgtttgtgcttgtttgcatttgagTCTcagtgcttgtttgtttgtctgtctgtttgtgtgtgtgtttgtgtctgtatgtttgtttctctgtatgtatgtttgtctgtctgtctgtttgtctgtatgtttgtctttgtctgtctgtttgtttgtctgtctgtctgtttgtttgtctgtctgtttgtctgtctatctgtttgtctatctgtttgtctgtctgtttgtttgtctgtatgtttgtctgtttgtctgtctgtatgtttgtctttatgtctgtctgttgtttgtctgtctgtctgtctgcctttgtgtatgtctgtctgttatattttttgtttttctgattgattgtttgtctagttggttatttcttattttatttctcttctttgttttctcTTCTTCGTGTTTCTTTATCTCTTCTCTTCCTGGCGATCGTTTACAAACAAATTTCGACGTGCATCTTTAGTTCTCGAAAAGCGTGGAAAAATGCTGTCCCTGCTTCGAGTCGTAATGAAAGGGAGACCGTCGAAGGAGGAGCTGCAGAGATCCGGCATTGTCAGGTAAGTACAAACGACCTCATCAGTGCAACAGAAATACCGTTATGTCAATGTATGGTATGTATGTGTAGGTCACGTGTGTTTGGTGCCGATTTGGGCGAGCACCTTGAGAACTCACAACGATCAGGTACTATTATTATCGACAATTGGATTTATGTCgtaatttgtatgtatgttgtgtgtcCGTGCTCAGTACCTTTGGTGGTCGAGCGATGCACAAAGATGATCGAGAAGTATGGCATCGTCGAGGGCGTCTACCGTTTACCGGGAATATCGTCGAATGTCAACAGACTGAGGTATGTTTTGTATCGGTTTGTGTTTACAAACGTCGACATGCTGAATTTGTAGGCAATCGTTTGACGCACACGAAGATCCAAATTTGGAAGTTGATCAATATCTTGGAGACATCCAGTGTTTGGCGTCATTGTGCAAGATGTATTTTCGgtaacacactcacacacacacacacacacacacacacacacacacacacacatgaacacacacacacacacacacacacacacacacacacacacacacacacacacacactcacacacacacacacacacacacacacacacacacacacatgaacacatgaacacacactcacacacacacacacatgaacacacactctctctctctctctcacacacacacacacacacacacacacacacacatgaacacacactcacacacactcacacacacacacacacacacacacatgcatgcatgcacacacacactctcacacacacactcaccacacaaacacacacacacacacacacacacacacacacacacacacacacacacggttcACGCTGCCCCAACGCTCCAGTAAGAGTGCACCACGCTCAGAAATGGTAAATAGGAAGTCCAAAGTTTGACAGCTAAGGAATgtatgagaattccatactacagtactgaaacACAACACTATATTACTTTGTAAAGGTGAacattagccacaaatccaggctcttgCAAAAGGACGCGGTATAGTATAGCCTTGCTTCAGATGTAGGTActtgtgttgattgcagtccagGATGCACTGCCATTGATAGTAGTCCCGGATGGCCTTCCAGTGACCCggaaagcacacctcttgtcCAGGATTTACTTTAGACTAGTTATGGCTTCTTGTGAAGCAACAACAAT
Encoded here:
- the LOC134178621 gene encoding rho GTPase-activating protein 32-like isoform X1 yields the protein MDLPRSRSWDDRLDDFIGDETDRGRSGKKLRRLPIDRGHRRISTRFESSSRVNRVGDAVVEGVSKGMKVKVNKIFDGTTRFPKIEECAHFHYDDVDLGKDFKATVVEGVFVESERDEGTDCCMFSVRVSAQHQTWLVHRTYEDFQGLDRQIHRCIFDRRFSRLPLLPDESKNSQRIHGYIEETVERLKRYLGRLCPLAGSRINCGPILNWFEVDSKGRHLQLTSKSGINVPAIAAARVVQSYVAQDDDELSLNVNEIVSIIDMPPESESSWWRGKSDFKVGFFPSSHVEVIGDKTTHENTAGTLRLISRNRSSGNMKPVLEKRGKMLSLLRVVMKGRPSKEELQRSGIVRSRVFGADLGEHLENSQRSVPLVVERCTKMIEKYGIVEGVYRLPGISSNVNRLRQSFDAHEDPNLEVDQYLGDIQCLASLCKMYFRELPNPLFTYQLYDTFEAACRMEEGTLKQQNAIATVLGQLPPPHLSTTEFLMKHLARLALHSDETKMTAKNLSIVWAPNLMKPQSSSIGDVGMIDISSPSVVVRSLITNVDWYFGEPGLAAMAASANIQIPPLVRSATQNPPDGFLSLRSNRGNLTPPSERRSKTTDDISSRKTSTNWRNLLSFGRKSVRSSYLGKGRPVISNPVAFVGAPPAAVRDAKDLLDAGPSNVSSRKSATLPQRQSSRYETRSLDEIEEMRTKRHTSPVADAFSGAFSRGSMTLQRGESQEMPSVGTTGSYRHVDDYDEYEEEEEEEEFPHVDVFGSPKVTSIDSPGFSPSGHGVGSPTSPVQTKSNSLASRVHSTDIDSFMASMLDSSTTGARRAHSYGHDASMVADGVEYSIL
- the LOC134178621 gene encoding rho GTPase-activating protein 32-like isoform X3 is translated as MDLPRSRSWDDRLDDFIGDETDRGRSGKKLRRLPIDRGHRRISTRFESSSRVNRVGDAVVEGVSKGMKVKVNKIFDGTTRFPKIEECAHFHYDDVDLGKDFKATVVEGVFVESERDEGTDCCMFSVRVSAQHQTWLVHRTYEDFQGLDRQIHRCIFDRRFSRLPLLPDESKNSQRIHGYIEETVERLKRYLGRLCPLAGSRINCGPILNWFEVDSKGRHLQLTSKSGINVPAIAAARVVQSYVAQDDDELSLNVNEIVSIIDMPPESESSWWRGKSDFKVGFFPSSHVEVIGDKTTHENTAGTLRLISRNRSSGNMKPVLEKRGKMLSLLRVVMKGRPSKEELQRSGIVRSRVFGADLGEHLENSQRSVPLVVERCTKMIEKYGIVEGVYRLPGISSNVNRLRQSFDAHEDPNLEVDQYLGDIQCLASLCKMYFRELPNPLFTYQLYDTFEAACRMEEGTLKQQNAIATVLGQLPPPHLSTTEFLMKHLARLALHSDETKMTAKNLSIVWAPNLMK